TGGCTGCTTTCTGTTCATGCTTGTGGCTGCAATCAATAAAATAGCTGCAAATCCAAAGCTAACCCTGCCAAATATTACAATTTTGGGACTTACAATTTATGCTTCAAAGGCAAGAAAACATAATTGATCTCAAGATTAATTAATAACTTCTTCAATAGCAAAAgggttttctggttttccaaggATAAATAACAAACCAATTATGTATGTTGTACTAATTTATGTGGCCTTCTTTCCTAAAAGTGAAACATTTGCCAACCTGTTCCCACTTCCCAACATTGGCTGGCCATATCATGGCACACATTTTCATAGTGATccggcctttttgttacaaaagccaataatataaaaaaaagaaaaattcgatggtgttcatttttcataatttaatagcagaaataaaaaaatatggatatttgtatttacaaattacaacaAGAAGTATGTGTCAATTTTAATAGCAAAAATGATGATCAAGCATAAGCCAATAATAGATTAACCAGCTTTATTTCATCAATCTCTAATTGCTGAATGTGAAGTAACAACTAACAAACAAGAGTGCAGAATATTGATAACCTACCAAGATATCAAAACCAGAATCTTTGCGATAGCAGGCACCTTGAAGTGgggtttattttttcttctccaaCAAGAATACTTTAATAATATAGAATTCCCAATGATCTGGGCAAGAAAGAAACTAACCAAAGCTGCAATTCCCAATCCAAATGCCTTGCTTGATGGCAAATAACATAGTTTCCCATTCCACCTGAGATCCTCCTCCTGCAAAACAAACCAATTAAGCTAATAACTAATTAGTACCCTTTTCAAAAGTCCTAATTGCAGGACTAAAAAGTCAATTAAACAACACAGTAGTAATCATTTTTCCACCTTATTCCTCTTTATCTCGGCGGCGATACACAAGACAAAGGAAATCAAGCCAAGGGAGAGGGAAATTATGATGAAGAAGAACACTGTGAATTTGCATCTAGGAGGTTTTTCCATGCTGTGGTACCGGTTTTGTTTGTATGAAGAGAAATCACTTGAGAAGAGAAGACAGAGTAAGGAATAAGTTTAATTTGGAAATTGGAACCTTCTCAACGCATACAAAGATGAGTTGGTGCTATGAAGGTGTTGTGTTGCCCACACCCCTTTTTCTTTGTGATGTTTGAGACTTCTTAATAAGTAAGTCTACCATTGCTTTGAAGGAGATAATACCATTCCTTGTTGAATGAGAACTTCCTTTGGAAAATTCTTGTTTATTGAAACTATTTTGGTATCT
The Glycine max cultivar Williams 82 chromosome 16, Glycine_max_v4.0, whole genome shotgun sequence genome window above contains:
- the LOC100500694 gene encoding protein MODIFYING WALL LIGNIN-1, which codes for MEKPPRCKFTVFFFIIISLSLGLISFVLCIAAEIKRNKEEDLRWNGKLCYLPSSKAFGLGIAALVSFFLAQIIGNSILLKYSCWRRKNKPHFKVPAIAKILVLISWVSFGFAAILLIAATSMNRKQPYRVGWLKGECYLVKGGTYVGSAILVLVTVCSVNGSAFSTLKSSQANQHQHTKRHKQMG